One window of Nocardia sp. NBC_00508 genomic DNA carries:
- a CDS encoding PIG-L deacetylase family protein produces MATVVAFHAHPDDETLLTGGTLAELAAAGHRTVIVVATDGHMADLDGRKAVRLCELETSAAALGVTRVAHLGYADSGHGAVLYADPPDRVRFVRADPEQAAERLAAILREESPDVLLSYDRNGGYGHRDHVRVHEVGKRAAELAGVPRVLDATLPRESFTRLVRSLERLRFPLRYDPSALAALYSPRLEITHRIDVSASTAQRKTALSAHRSIIEGSSRFATIAKTLLRMPNPVLARVMRWEWFAEEGAAPTSGTPLDDIFQPAHR; encoded by the coding sequence ATGGCGACCGTTGTGGCATTCCACGCGCATCCGGACGACGAGACGCTGCTGACCGGAGGGACACTGGCCGAGCTGGCCGCCGCCGGGCATCGGACGGTGATAGTGGTGGCCACCGACGGCCACATGGCAGATCTGGATGGCCGGAAGGCCGTGCGGCTGTGCGAGTTGGAGACCAGCGCCGCCGCACTCGGCGTGACCAGGGTGGCGCACCTCGGTTATGCCGACAGCGGTCACGGCGCGGTGCTGTACGCGGACCCGCCGGATCGGGTGCGGTTCGTGCGGGCAGATCCCGAGCAGGCGGCCGAGCGGTTGGCCGCTATCCTGCGTGAGGAGAGTCCCGACGTCCTGCTCAGCTATGACCGCAACGGCGGCTACGGACACCGCGACCACGTTCGCGTGCACGAGGTCGGCAAGCGCGCGGCCGAACTGGCCGGGGTCCCGCGCGTCCTCGACGCCACCTTGCCCCGCGAAAGCTTCACACGCCTCGTACGTTCACTCGAACGATTGCGGTTCCCGTTGCGCTACGACCCGTCGGCCCTCGCCGCCCTGTACAGCCCACGCCTGGAAATCACCCATCGAATCGACGTCAGCGCTTCCACCGCCCAACGCAAAACCGCGCTGTCCGCCCACCGTTCGATCATCGAAGGCTCCAGCCGCTTCGCCACCATCGCAAAAACGCTACTGCGCATGCCCAACCCCGTTCTGGCCCGCGTCATGCGCTGGGAATGGTTCGCCGAGGAAGGCGCCGCCCCCACCTCCGGCACCCCGCTGGACGACATCTTCCAGCCCGCACATCGCTGA